The window GATCGCGTGACGCTCGGGCATCCCGAAGGACACGTTGGAGGCGCCACAGGTCATGTTGAGGCCGTACTGATCGCGGATCTGGCGCATCGTCTCGAAGCCGGCCTGACCGTTGGTGGTGTCGGCACCGATCGGCATGGCCAGCGGGTCGATGATGATGTCGGCGAGCGGAATGCCGTACTCCTTGGTCGCGACCTCGACGATCTTCTTCACCATGACCAGCCGCTTCTCGGGCTCCATGGGGATCTCGTCGACGTCGTTGGGCAGCGCGATGACCGCGGCGTCGTACTTCTTGACCAGCGGCAACACCTGCTCCATCCGCTCGTCCTCGGCGGTGATCGAATTGACCAGAGCACGCCCCTGGTAGACCGCGAGCCCCGCTTCGAGCGCCTCGACAACCGAGGAATCGATGCACACTGGCAAGTCCGTCAGTCCCTGGATCATGGTGATGGCCTTGGCGAGCAACTCCGCCTCGTCGGTCAGCGGCACACCCATGTTGCAGTCGAGCACGTGCGCGCCGCCCTCGACCTGGGCGCGTACGTCACGCTCGATCGCCGACATGTCGCCGGCGCGCAGTTGCTCCTGGAAGATCCGGCGCCCGGTCGGATTGATCCGCTCGCCGATCATGCAGAACGGCTGGTCGATGCCGATCGCGACCTGCTTGGTCGCGGACCGGATGATCGTGGTCTGCGGCTCGGCGCTCATCAGGCAGGCACCATCGAGCGCTTCTTGCGCAGCAGGTCCTTGGCGCGTTTGACCGTCGCGGATGCGTCGGCTGCATAACCGTCGGCGCCGACCGCGTCTGCGTACTCCTGGGTCACGGGCGCGCCGCCGACCATCACGATCACGTCATCGCGCATGCCCGCCTTCTCCAAGGCGTTGATGTTGGCCTTGAACATCGGCATCGTCGTGGTGAGGAACGCCGAGAAGCCGACGATGTCGGGGGAGTGCTCCTCGATCGCGGAGATGAACTTCTCCGGCGCGACCTGGACACCGAGGTCGATGACCTCGAAGCCGGCGCCCTCCAACATGATGTTGACCAGGTTCTTGCCGATGTCGTGCACGTCGCCCTTGACGGTGCCCATCAAGAACTTGCCGATGGTCTCGACGCCGGTGTCGGCCAGCAGTGGGCGGAGCACCTCCATCGCGCCGGCCATGGCGCGACCGGCGATCAGCATCTCGGGGACGAAGAAGTCGCCGCGCTCGAAGCGAGCGCCGACCTCCTCGAGTGAGGGGATCAGGGCGTCGAAAAGGAGCGTCTGCGGCTCCATGTCCATGCCCAGCGCCTCATGGGTGAGTTCCAGAACACGGGGCCCGTTCCCGGTCAGCGTCTCGTCGTAGAGGCCCTGCAGAATTTCCTCGGGGGTCATGCGACGCCCTCCTTCGTGAAGAGAGTGCCCAGGGCTCGGGTGAGTTGGGCGGATTGATCCATCATCAAGCGCGCGAGCGCACGGTGGCGCCCGGCGAGTCGAGCGGTGGGACCCGAGATCCCGAGCACGGCGACGACGTCGCCACGGATGTTGTGGACGGGAACCGCCACGGAGGTGAGGCCGACCTCGAGTTCATCGCTGGTGAAGGCATAGCCATCGCGTTCGACGCCTGCGAGCACCTCGCGCAGTCGGCGTACGTCGGTGATGGTGTGATCGGTCAGCGCGGGCAGCGCGTCGGGCAGTGGGAGTTCGCCGGCTGCCATCAGCACCTTGGCGATCGCCGAGGCGTGGTTGGGGACCTCGACGTGGGTCCAGTCGCGAGTGCCGAGCAGGAACGTGGAGTCGACCTGTGCGATGTGGTCGACGACGCTGCCCAACGCGATGGCCAGGTTGACTGTCTCCCCGGTGACATCGACCAGGTTCTGCATCATCGGCTGAGCCAGGCGTACGAGATCCGGCGACTCGCGGCGGGCCGCGAATCTGGAGAAGAGCGGTCCGGCCACGTATTCACCCTCGTCGGTGCGCTCCACCAGTTCGGTGCGCTCCAAGGCGGTGAGCAGGCGCGAGGTCGTCGACTTCGGCAGCCCGCACTCCTCGGCCAGGCTGGAGAAACCGACGGGTTCCTCGGCGTCCACCACGGTGGACAGCAGCAGGGCCGCCCGGTCCACCGCCTGGGTGCCGGTGGCCCCCTCGCTGATGGATCTCTCGCTCATGAGGGCCTTCCCATCGGTTCCATGATGTGGAACGCTGATTCCATATCATGAGGCCACTGGGGCCGGATTGTCGAGAGGGAGAGCCAGGATGTTCGTCAACAAGATGCCGAGGTACGAGATCCTCAGCCAGGACGCGATCGCCACCCTCGACACCGGCTGGCGGCGGCTGATGACCGAGATCGGCGTCGAATTCATGGACGACCGCGCGCTCGACCTCTTCCGTCAGGCTGGCCAGAAGGTGCAGGACAACACGGTCTTCCTCGACCCCGACTTCGTACTCGAGCAGGTCGCCAAGGCGCCCGGCGAGTTCGACGTGCAGGCGCGCAACCCGGAGAACTCGATCCACATCGGTGGCGACCACATGGCGTTCGGTGCGGTGTACGGCCCGCCGTTCGTACGCGAGGGCGAGGTGCGCCGCGACGCGACGATGGACGACTTCCGCAACTTCACCAAGCTCGCCCAGTCGTCCGGTGTCCTCGACTCCGCGGGTGGCGTCATCTGCGAGCCCAACGACACGCCACTGGACTCGCGGCACCTCGACATGATCTACGCGCTGCAGACCCTGACCGACAAGATCTATATGGGCAACGTGGTCAGCGGGGTCAACGCCGCCGACACGATCGCGATGTCGTCGATCCTGTTCGGTGCGGGCGAGGGCATCGAGGCCGGGCGGGCCCGGATCGAGGAGACTCCGGCGACGATCTCGCTGATCAACTGCAACTCGCCGCTGCGCTGGGACGACCGGATGCTGGAGGCGCAGTTCGAATACTCCGCGGCCAACCAGGCAGTCGTACTGACGCCCTTCATCCTGATGGGCGCGATGTCCCCGGTGACGATCCCGGCGGCGCTGGTCCAACAGATCACCGAGGCGCTGTCGGGCATCGCGCTCTCGCAGTTGATCCGACCGGGCTCCCCGGTGGTCTTCGGGTCTTTCCTGTCCAACATCGACATGCAGTCGGGCTCTCCCACCTTCGGTACGCCGGAGTCGGGCATCGGTCTGTTGTGCACCGGCCAGATCGCCCGGCACTTCGGGTTGCCGTTCCGTACCGGCGGCGGCCTCACGTCGTCACAGGTCCCGGACGCCCAAGCCGGCTACGAGGCGCTGATGACCTTGATGCCGACCTTCCTGGCCGGCACCAACTGGGCGATGCACTCGGCCGGTTGGCTCGAGGGCGGGCTCGTGGCCGGATACGAGAAGTTCATCGTCGACGAGCAGATCGTCGAGATGTTGCAGCATGAGTTCACGCCGCTGGAGATCGACGAGGCGTCGATGGCGTTCGGCGCGCACGAGGAGGTCGGCCACGGCGGCCACTTCCTGGGGTCGATGCACACGATGGAGTTGTTCCGCACGTGCTTCTATCGCCCGTTCCTGAACTCGTCGGAGAACTACGAGCGTTGGATGCGCGGGGGCAGTGTCGACACCGCGGGCCGAGCGGCCAAGCTGTGGAAGCAGCGCGTCGAGGAGTACGAGCAGCCGCCGCTGGACGAGGCGATCCGTGAGGAGTTGGAGGCGTACGTCGTGAGACGGCGTCACGAGTTGGGCGACTGAAGCCCGAGAGCGAGCGCAGCGAGCGGGTCGGGCTGAAGCGCCAATTCTGGACAGCGACTGGCCCCATAGGCTGGGCCGTGTGACCCACTTCGTCCTCACCCTGACCTGCCCCGACCGACCCGGGATCGTGCACTCGGTCTCGGGATTCCTCGCCGAGCGCGGCGCCAACATCACCGAATCGCAGCAGTATGGCGACGCCGACACCGAGGCGTTCTTCATGCGGGTCGCTTTTGATCTCGGCGGCGGCGTGGTCGATGAGTTGCGCGAGGCCTTCATGACGGTGGCGGCGCGGTTCGAGATGTCGTACGAGCTGTGGGACGCCAAGGCGCCCTTCCGGACCTTGCTGATGGTCAGCCAGCATCTGCACTGCCTCAACGACCTGCTATTTCGTTGGTCGACCGGTGCGCTGCCGATCGAGATCCCGGTGGTGGTGTCCAACCACCGCGACGCCGAGCGCCTCGTCCGTGGGTATGGGCTGGAGTTCGTGCACGTGCCCGTCACGCGCGACACCAAAGCCGAGGCCGAAGCGACTCTGCGTGGACTGATCGAGGAGCACGACGTCGACCTGGTCGTGCTGGCGCGCTACATGCAGATCCTGTCGGACGACCTGTGCCGCGATCTGTCCGGTCGCGCGATCAACATCCACCACTCGTTCCTGCCCAGCTTCAAGGGCGCCAAGCCCTACCATCAGGCGTACGACCGCGGGGTCAAGTTGGTCGGCGCGACCGCGCACTATGTGACCGGTGACCTGGACGAGGGCCCGATCATCGAGCAGGACGTGATGCGGGTTGACCACGGCGACACCCAGGCCGAGCTCGTGGCGGCGGGGCGCGACGTCGAAGCCCAGGTGCTCTCGCGGGCGGTGAAGTGGCACGCGGAGAGCCGGGTGCTGCTCAACGGGCACCGTACGGTCGTCTTCCGCTGACATCGACCTGTCGCGTCTGCTCCGGTGAAGTGGCTCGACCTGTCGCTAATGCTCGAGTTCTCCACAGATGCCGAAGCAGACGCGACAGGTCGGCGGGGTTGGGCGAAGCAGACGCGACAGGTCGGCGGGGTCGGGCGAAGCAGACGCGACAGGTCGACGGATGATGCGCATGGCGGATACGGTTGCGCCATGAGCAACACGGACGCCCGCGAAAGCACTGCGCAGCCGGGCGACCAGGCGGGCGGTTCGGGAGCGGTCCAGTCGGTCGATCGCGCGTTGACGATCCTGGAGACCCTGGCCCGACGCGGCGAACTCGGCGTCACCGAGATCGCCGCTGAACTGGGCGTACACAAGTCCACGGCCTTCCGGCTGGTGGCCACCATCGAACAGCACGGCCTCGTGGAGCAGACCGAGGATCGCGGCAAGTACCGGCTGGGAGTCGGATTGCTGCGCCTTGCGGGCGCCACGACCTCGCGGCTCGACCTGGTGCAGGAGGCCCGCCCTCTCGTACGCCAACTCGCCGCCGACACCAACGAGACAGTCAACATCGCGGTGCTCGCGGACAAGGCTGCGTTGTACGTCGACCAGGTGGCGGGCTCCAGCGCGCTGCAATCGCACAACTGGGTCGGTCAGCACATCCCGTTGCACGCGACCAGCAACGGCAAGGTGCTGCTCGCCTGGCTCAGCCTGGCCGAGCAGAAGGCGCAACTGGGCACGATGCCCGCGTACACCCCGCAGACGGTCACCAAGCGCCAGAAGTTGCTCGCCCAACTCGCGCAGGTGGCCGAGCACGGCTATGCGATCGCGACCGACGAACTCGAGGTTGGACTCACGGCCGTGGCGGCAC of the Nocardioides sp. genome contains:
- the purU gene encoding formyltetrahydrofolate deformylase, producing MTHFVLTLTCPDRPGIVHSVSGFLAERGANITESQQYGDADTEAFFMRVAFDLGGGVVDELREAFMTVAARFEMSYELWDAKAPFRTLLMVSQHLHCLNDLLFRWSTGALPIEIPVVVSNHRDAERLVRGYGLEFVHVPVTRDTKAEAEATLRGLIEEHDVDLVVLARYMQILSDDLCRDLSGRAINIHHSFLPSFKGAKPYHQAYDRGVKLVGATAHYVTGDLDEGPIIEQDVMRVDHGDTQAELVAAGRDVEAQVLSRAVKWHAESRVLLNGHRTVVFR
- a CDS encoding corrinoid protein encodes the protein MTPEEILQGLYDETLTGNGPRVLELTHEALGMDMEPQTLLFDALIPSLEEVGARFERGDFFVPEMLIAGRAMAGAMEVLRPLLADTGVETIGKFLMGTVKGDVHDIGKNLVNIMLEGAGFEVIDLGVQVAPEKFISAIEEHSPDIVGFSAFLTTTMPMFKANINALEKAGMRDDVIVMVGGAPVTQEYADAVGADGYAADASATVKRAKDLLRKKRSMVPA
- a CDS encoding IclR family transcriptional regulator: MSERSISEGATGTQAVDRAALLLSTVVDAEEPVGFSSLAEECGLPKSTTSRLLTALERTELVERTDEGEYVAGPLFSRFAARRESPDLVRLAQPMMQNLVDVTGETVNLAIALGSVVDHIAQVDSTFLLGTRDWTHVEVPNHASAIAKVLMAAGELPLPDALPALTDHTITDVRRLREVLAGVERDGYAFTSDELEVGLTSVAVPVHNIRGDVVAVLGISGPTARLAGRHRALARLMMDQSAQLTRALGTLFTKEGVA
- a CDS encoding IclR family transcriptional regulator, whose amino-acid sequence is MSNTDARESTAQPGDQAGGSGAVQSVDRALTILETLARRGELGVTEIAAELGVHKSTAFRLVATIEQHGLVEQTEDRGKYRLGVGLLRLAGATTSRLDLVQEARPLVRQLAADTNETVNIAVLADKAALYVDQVAGSSALQSHNWVGQHIPLHATSNGKVLLAWLSLAEQKAQLGTMPAYTPQTVTKRQKLLAQLAQVAEHGYAIATDELEVGLTAVAAPLRNAHGDVVASLSVSGPTFRLGEARIDEVLAQVIATATEISHRLGWSHR
- a CDS encoding trimethylamine methyltransferase family protein codes for the protein MFVNKMPRYEILSQDAIATLDTGWRRLMTEIGVEFMDDRALDLFRQAGQKVQDNTVFLDPDFVLEQVAKAPGEFDVQARNPENSIHIGGDHMAFGAVYGPPFVREGEVRRDATMDDFRNFTKLAQSSGVLDSAGGVICEPNDTPLDSRHLDMIYALQTLTDKIYMGNVVSGVNAADTIAMSSILFGAGEGIEAGRARIEETPATISLINCNSPLRWDDRMLEAQFEYSAANQAVVLTPFILMGAMSPVTIPAALVQQITEALSGIALSQLIRPGSPVVFGSFLSNIDMQSGSPTFGTPESGIGLLCTGQIARHFGLPFRTGGGLTSSQVPDAQAGYEALMTLMPTFLAGTNWAMHSAGWLEGGLVAGYEKFIVDEQIVEMLQHEFTPLEIDEASMAFGAHEEVGHGGHFLGSMHTMELFRTCFYRPFLNSSENYERWMRGGSVDTAGRAAKLWKQRVEEYEQPPLDEAIREELEAYVVRRRHELGD
- a CDS encoding dihydropteroate synthase; this encodes MSAEPQTTIIRSATKQVAIGIDQPFCMIGERINPTGRRIFQEQLRAGDMSAIERDVRAQVEGGAHVLDCNMGVPLTDEAELLAKAITMIQGLTDLPVCIDSSVVEALEAGLAVYQGRALVNSITAEDERMEQVLPLVKKYDAAVIALPNDVDEIPMEPEKRLVMVKKIVEVATKEYGIPLADIIIDPLAMPIGADTTNGQAGFETMRQIRDQYGLNMTCGASNVSFGMPERHAINGSFLPMAMMCGMTSGIMDVRTPSIVDSVKAADLMLGRDEWGGAWIARARAKKAAAEAATN